AAGCCGTTTCGGCAGGCGTCGGAGGGCATCGGTCGGGCCTACGAGGGCAGCGGCGTGGGATTGGCGGTGACCCAGAAGGCAACGGAGGAGATGGGGGGACAGGTAGACGTCGAGACGGAGGAAGGGACCGGCAGCCGCTTTACCGTGAAGCTCCCTCAGGGCGAGTCGCCGGGGGCCGAAGCGGTCGAGGGCGGAAAGGCGGCGGGGTCGATGAGTGAGACGTAGGTGCATCAACATCAAGACAGGGACGCGCCTCTAGCCGGTCCTGACCCGTGGCGAAATGGGATGTTCGGCGAAACCCTCCCGGAGGTGCGTCCGGGCCGCACGGATGGCCGCGCCTACCCGTGGTCCACCTCAGTCCCCGTAACCTCGAAGCGCGCCCCGCCGTCGCGTCCCTCCGTCAGTTCAAGAGACCATCCGTGAGCGTCCACGATAGTCTTCACGATGCTCAGGCCGAGTCCCGTGCCTTCCTCGTCCGACGAGTATCCGGCCTTGAGCACATCCTCCTCCTGATCAGAGGGGATCCCCGGGCCGTCGTCTTCCACGAAAAAGCCGTCGTCGAGCGCACCCACTCGGAGGGTCACGTCGTCGCCTCCGTGCTCGATGGCGTTGCGGAACAGGTTTTCCAGAAGCCGCTGGAGGCGGCTCTCGTCGGCGTACACGCAGGGAGGGTCCTCCACCACGAGCTGGGCCTCCGGCACGTCAACACGCTCCCAGCACGACGCAATTAGGGAAGCGAGGTCACAGTCGCCCAGGTCCGCGTCGCTGAGCTTTTGTCCTCCCCAGGTAATCGCCAGCAGGTCTTCGATGATTTCGTCCATCCGGCCTAGAGCACGGCCAATGGCCGGCAGGTGGCTCAGGTCCTCCGTGTCTGCAGCGAGCTCGAGGCGGCCCTTTGCCACGTTGAGCGGGTTTCGGAGGTCGTGGGCCACGAGGCCCGCGAAGTTGTCGAGCCGTTCGTTTTGGCGCTCGAGCTGCTCCGTAGCGCGGCGCTGCTCAAGTTCGTAGCTGGCCCAGCGGGTCATCAATTCCATAAAGGTCCGCTCCCGCTCCGTGAACGCGGTGTCGCGGGCGTCGGAGGCCGCGAAGCACAGCGTGCCGTAGAGGCCCCCATCGACCAGAATTTGTGAGCCGATATAAGCGCCCAGCTCGAATTCCTCATAGGCCGGGTCGTCCGTCCAGCCCGTGGGGGCGACGTCCTGGATGGCCAGCAGGGCATCCCTCTCCGCCGTCTCTCGGCAGTACGATTTGGAGAGGGGACACGACTCGCCTGGCTGGAGTAGCGGGTGGTCGCCTGTCGCCTCGAGAATGTGCTGTGTGCCGTCCGAGATGCGGGTCAAAAACCCGTACGGGAGGTCCAAGTAATCGCACCCGAGCTCGATGAGGCAGCCCACCTTATCCTCAAAGGAGGCGTTCTGATCGGCGGTAATGCGGTACATCGACCGCAGGGCCTCCTGCTCGGCGCGCAGCGTCTGCTCCCGTTCCTTCTGTTCGGTAATGTCGGTGTAGATCGCGTATCCTTCCGGTGTCTCGCTATCGGAAAAGAGCACCGAATTGAGCCGGAAGTGCCGGCGCCCCTCATCCGTCTCGCGGATTACTTCGGCCTGTACGCTGCCCTCTTCTATGGCCTGCTGGGTCAGCGTCTCGGCCTGAGGAAGTCGTTCGTCGGGGGCAAGAAGCGCGTCGAGGTCGCGGCCCACAACTTCGCTCCGTGACAGGCCAAAGGTCTCTTCAAACGCCACGTTGGCCCCACGCGCGATCGCGGCCCCGCTCCGCACCTCGTAGTGCACCACCGGGCTCGGCAGGCCCGTGTACAGCGCCGCCAACCGGTCGCGTTCGAGCCGGAGCGTTTCGTCCTGGGCCGCGGACAGAGGCGCCATCCGCGCGATGCCCACGACACAATTCGGCGGCCCCACGTCGCCGGACA
This portion of the Salinibacter grassmerensis genome encodes:
- a CDS encoding PAS domain-containing sensor histidine kinase, coding for MPTSETQGSSLPEDHTDAEATSPLPEQSDFADAVLAAMPDPVFVFGPQNTLAWGNDPLQRAIGHSAAALRGKSLSDLFGKGDAASVEQTLDAVRAERDTATAEVALIPREGPARPCTFTARPLSGDVGPPNCVVGIARMAPLSAAQDETLRLERDRLAALYTGLPSPVVHYEVRSGAAIARGANVAFEETFGLSRSEVVGRDLDALLAPDERLPQAETLTQQAIEEGSVQAEVIRETDEGRRHFRLNSVLFSDSETPEGYAIYTDITEQKEREQTLRAEQEALRSMYRITADQNASFEDKVGCLIELGCDYLDLPYGFLTRISDGTQHILEATGDHPLLQPGESCPLSKSYCRETAERDALLAIQDVAPTGWTDDPAYEEFELGAYIGSQILVDGGLYGTLCFAASDARDTAFTERERTFMELMTRWASYELEQRRATEQLERQNERLDNFAGLVAHDLRNPLNVAKGRLELAADTEDLSHLPAIGRALGRMDEIIEDLLAITWGGQKLSDADLGDCDLASLIASCWERVDVPEAQLVVEDPPCVYADESRLQRLLENLFRNAIEHGGDDVTLRVGALDDGFFVEDDGPGIPSDQEEDVLKAGYSSDEEGTGLGLSIVKTIVDAHGWSLELTEGRDGGARFEVTGTEVDHG